From one Mytilus trossulus isolate FHL-02 chromosome 10, PNRI_Mtr1.1.1.hap1, whole genome shotgun sequence genomic stretch:
- the LOC134687008 gene encoding eukaryotic translation initiation factor 2 subunit 3-like — translation MAGEENEPTKRLQPHLSKQDLSTLHIEKLTPLTQEVISRQATINIGTIGHVAHGKSTVVKAISGVQTVRFKNELERNITIKLGYANAKIYKCDNNSCPRPGCYRSCGSSKEDAFPCDRAGCSGKFRVLRHVSFVDCPGHDILMATMLNGAAVMDAALLLIAGNESCPQPQTSEHLAAVEIMKLKHILILQNKIDLVKESQAKEQYEQILAFVKGTIAEGAPIIPVSAQLKYNIDVICEYIVKKIPVPKRDFLSEPRLIVIRSFDVNKPGSEVDDLKGGVAGGSILRGVLKVGQEIEVRPGIVSKDQEGKLTCKPIRSRILSLFAEQNDLQYAVPGGLIGVGTKIDPMLCRADRMVGHVLGAVGALPDIYTELTISFFLLRRLLGVKTEGEKKGAKVQKLSKNEVLMVNIGSLSTGGRVLAVKADLAKIGLTNPVCTDIGEKIALSRRVEKHWRLIGWGQIRSGIKIDPVSQDD, via the exons ATGGCAGGCGAAGAAAATGAACCTACAAAAAGACTCCAACCACATCTATCAAAACAAGATCTCTCTACTCTC cACATTGAAAAATTGACCCCTCTGACACAAGAGGTTATCAGTAGACAGGCCACTATAAATATAG GCACCATTGGACATGTAGCCCATGGGAAGTCCACTGTAGTCAAAGCGATATCTGGTGTACAG ACTGTTAGGTTCAAGAATGAACTTGAAAGAAATATCACCATAAAACTTGGATATGCCAATGCAAAA atttataaaTGTGACAACAATTCTTGTCCAAGACCTGGCTGCTACAGATCTTGTGGCAGTTCTAAAGAAGATGCTTTTCCATGTGACAGAGCTGGATGTAGTGGAAAATTTAGAGTCCTCAG acATGTATCCTTTGTGGACTGTCCAGGTCACGACATTCTTATGGCAACCATGTTGAACGGAGCAGCAGTTATGGATGCAGCATTACTGTTAATAG CTGGAAATGAATCCTGTCCACAGCCTCAAACATCAGAACATTTAGCAGCAGTGgaaattatgaaattgaaacacatacttatattacaaaacaaaatagatctGGTCAAAGAAAGTCAAGCAAAAGAACAGTATGAACAGATTTTAGCCTTTGTTAAAG gAACAATAGCTGAAGGAGCTCCAATAATACCAGTATCAGCtcagttaaaatataatatagatgTCATTTGTGAatacattgttaaaaaaattcctGTACCTAAAAGAGACTTTTTATCAGAACCCAGATTAATAg ttATTCGATCATTTGATGTAAACAAACCTGGCAGTGAAGTAGATGATTTGAAAGGAGGTGTGGCAGGAGGAAGTATTTTGAGAGGGGTGTTAAAG GTTGGTCAAGAAATAGAAGTAAGACCTGGTATTGTATCTAAAGACCAAGAGGGCAAATTAACATGTAAACCAATCAGATCTAGAATTCTGTCATTGTTTGCAGAACAAAATGATCTTCAGTATGCAGTTCCTGGGGGTTTAATAG GTGTTGGTACTAAGATAGATCCAATGTTATGTCGAGCAGACAGAATGGTGGGGCATGTGTTGGGAGCAGTTGGAGCATTACCTGACATATATACAGAACTAACAATATCATTCTTTTTGTTGCGACGTCTTCTTGGTGTAAAAACAGAAGGGGAAAAGAAAGGAGCTAAG GTACAGAAGTTATCAAAGAATGAAGTATTAATGGTTAATATAGGATCCTTGTCAACAGGAGGACGTGTACTGGCCGTCAAAGCTGATTTGGCTAAAATTGGTCTTACAAATCCTGTATGTACAGATATAGGAGAAAAAATTGCTCTGAGCCGAAGGGTGGAAAAACATTGGAG ATTGATTGGTTGGGGACAAATCAGAAGTGGAATTAAGATAGATCCTGTCAGCCAAGATGATTAA
- the LOC134687010 gene encoding protein jagunal homolog 1-like isoform X1, translated as MATKYGSRPTGTDGSDFWHRESVAYRHKMSSINKARLKMDLMLQIVLCVLMTVRILPALVSFVGVGPVKQLRKWDLPAPRPWEYMWSISIIAAVLGLKSIPKNEGFLLKQYMIGTVVFGLLPIIYGIVDQIDDLYAYLNEKRWSAQFFGYPAVIVWFMFLTAAIQLHGFGLYFSMQLLKSWKINRTDKKLR; from the exons ATGGCAACCAAATATGGTTCTAGACCAACTGGCACAGATGGGAGTGATTTTTGGCACAGGGAGAGTGTCGCTTACAGACACAAAATGAG TTCCATAAACAAAGCCAGGTTGAAAATGGATTTAATGTTGCAAATTGTTCTATGTGTTCTGATGACAGTTAGAATCCTTCCAGCTTTAGTTTCATTTGTTGGTGTTGGACCAGTTAAACAGTTACGCAAATGGGATCTGCCTGCTCCAAGACCTTGGGAATACATGTGGAGCATCAGCATCATAGCAGCAGTATTAGGACTTAAATCAATACCTAAAAATGAAGGCTTTCTGTTAAAGCAGTACATGATTGGAACAGTTGTATTTGGACTTTTACCAATCATTTATGGCATTGTTGACCAAATAGATGATTTATATgcatatttaaatgaaaaaagatgGAGTGCACAGTTTTTTGGATATCCAGCTGTAATTGTATGGTTTATGTTTTTAACAGCTGCTATACAGCTACATGGATTTGGACTTTATTTTTCAATGCAACTTTTGAAATCCTGGAAGATAAACAGAACAGACAAAAAGTTGCGTTAA
- the LOC134687010 gene encoding protein jagunal-like isoform X2, giving the protein MFISKCSINKARLKMDLMLQIVLCVLMTVRILPALVSFVGVGPVKQLRKWDLPAPRPWEYMWSISIIAAVLGLKSIPKNEGFLLKQYMIGTVVFGLLPIIYGIVDQIDDLYAYLNEKRWSAQFFGYPAVIVWFMFLTAAIQLHGFGLYFSMQLLKSWKINRTDKKLR; this is encoded by the exons atgtttatttccaAATG TTCCATAAACAAAGCCAGGTTGAAAATGGATTTAATGTTGCAAATTGTTCTATGTGTTCTGATGACAGTTAGAATCCTTCCAGCTTTAGTTTCATTTGTTGGTGTTGGACCAGTTAAACAGTTACGCAAATGGGATCTGCCTGCTCCAAGACCTTGGGAATACATGTGGAGCATCAGCATCATAGCAGCAGTATTAGGACTTAAATCAATACCTAAAAATGAAGGCTTTCTGTTAAAGCAGTACATGATTGGAACAGTTGTATTTGGACTTTTACCAATCATTTATGGCATTGTTGACCAAATAGATGATTTATATgcatatttaaatgaaaaaagatgGAGTGCACAGTTTTTTGGATATCCAGCTGTAATTGTATGGTTTATGTTTTTAACAGCTGCTATACAGCTACATGGATTTGGACTTTATTTTTCAATGCAACTTTTGAAATCCTGGAAGATAAACAGAACAGACAAAAAGTTGCGTTAA